Below is a window of Clostridium sp. JN-1 DNA.
ACCTCCTTTTATATTAAGGAGAGCCCAACTTTGACTCTCCTATTTTTTATCCGTCCTTATATTTTTATAATGCAAATATAGCTGCTAAAACTATAACTGTTGCAAATATACCATCATTAAATCCCCTATAGAATATTACTCCTAATCCTAATATTATAGCTAAAGCAATTAAGCCTTCACAACTTATACCACAGCAGCAATTTTCTCTTCTATCACAGCAGCAATCGTCTCTTCTTCTAGAACTCATTTTCTATTCCTCCTAATTTTTCTATTTATTTTCCATTCGAATTCTTAAGTAAATCATGTAAATAATACTTTATCTTTATTAAAAAGTTTTTTATAGTATATATTATTCATATTTATCCATTTTGTGCTTGTAATTTACTATACCTACATAATCTTAATCATCATCATAACCATCGTCTGCTTCATTATCGCAAGGTTTGTCTTCTTCATATTGTTCCTCTTCATCATACGGCTCATCCTCATATTCATAATCATCTTTGTCACCGCATCTATCCTCTTCATAATCATGATCTTTATCTTCATCATAATCTTCATCATAATCTTCATCATAATCAACGTCTACTGCATTATTGCGTGGATCCTCGCCGCATTGTTCTTCTTCATCATACGGATTATCTTCATATTTATAATCATCTTCCTCATATCTATCACAATCTTCATCTTTATCCTCATCATAATCTTCATCACAATCTTCATCTTTATCATCGCATCTGTCTTCATCACAGTCACATTCATCTTCTTCTGAGCAATCATCTGGTTCTTCTATACAATTATTCTTACAGTCATCACTTGGGAATGAACAAAGCAGCAAAAGCAGCAGTATAATTATGCCTATACCTATACCGTTACCACTTCTACAGTTTCTTTTTCCATAATGATGTTTGCAGCAGCTTGAACCACGACAGCAGTACGCCTTATAAAAAACAATAAATAAGAAAAATATTAAAATCCACCTATTGTTACCACCAAAACAACCATTATTATTAAAACAACTGTCACTGCTGTCATTACTATTACCGCTGTCACAATTGTCATTGTTGTCACAGCTGTCATTGCTACTGCAGCTATCATTTCCATTGTGCATACTATTGAACATATCTATAAGTTGATTTATCTCCATGGTTTCCCTCCTTAAAATACTTTCTATTCCCTAATATTTTATTCTAATAGCAATTTTTTTGACACATAAATAAAAGAGCATACTTCAAAATAAAATAATATTTGAAATACACTCTTAATTATTTTTTAGTTTTAATTTAAATTTTATCAATTAAAAGGGCAATAGTTGTCATAAAATTAAATGTAAAATGATTAAATACAGAATACCAATATCCTTTTTTATCTATTAAATAGCAGTTATATATACCTATCCACACTAATATCGGAAATGACATTAAATTAAAGTGTGCAAATCCAAATATGAGGCTGCTTAGTAATGCAGCCAAGTATATACCTATTCTATCTTTAAATATCTTCTCAAAAAACAGCCATCTAAAGACAAATTCCTCAACTACAGGTGCAAATATTATAATAACGGGAATTATGATTATGAATTTTCGCAGCGGCATATTGGTCATCCAATAAACCACTTCTTGCTCTGGTAACTGTACTTTAACCTTTAAAAGTAACATAGTTTCAATAATAAATATAAACATCGATATAATGTACGAAATAGCAGCAAATTTCAAGGCAAACAATACGTTAAAGTTTTTTCCTCCAAATTTAAATCTTTCGCAGTCGAATTTTAATCTATTACTTATAGTTCTCTTGTATTGAATCGTTTCATTTGTAATATACATACCTGAAGCCTTAATATATCTAATATCAAATGCTACAAGTATAAAAGGCAGCAAATTTTGTGTAAACATAGATCCAACTATATAAAATAACGTTATTACAATTAATATAATTGTACTTCTATTCTTCTCCCTCCAAAACCTAGCAAAGATAATGAGCGGCGGGATATATACTAATAAAAATACAAGTACATCTTTTATAATATCTAATTTTATCACTACAATATCTCCCTGTTTTAAATTAATTTTGACAATCTATAACCTCATCAAATAAATCTAAAAGTTCCTCTTTTCCTTGTTTTTTTAACGAGGAAAAAGTAAATACTTTATCTTCTGGATCTACATTTAAAGACTCTCTTATAATCTTTAAATTTTTTGCAAGCTCACTTCTCTTTAATTTATCAGCTTTAGTTGCAACTATAGTATAATCATATCCATAATATCTTATCCAATTATACATAGTAATATCATCTTGTGTTGGCTTATGCCTGCAATCTACAAGGAGTATTATCCTCTTAAGCTGCTCTCTTTGATTTAAATATGTTTCTATTACTTTCCCCCAATTTTGCTTCTCTGACTTTGATACTTTTGCATAACCGTATCCTGGTAAATCAACAAAATAAAAATTATTATTTATGAGAAAAAAATTTACAAGCCTAGTTTTGCCTGGAGTACTGCTTACTTTGACTAGCTTTCGTCTATTAGTCAAAGTATTTATCAATGATGATTTTCCAACATTAGACCTGCCCACAAATGCTATTTCTATTTTATTATCTTTAGGATATTGGCTTGGTGATACCGCCGACGTTATAAATTCTGCTTGTTTTATTTCCATATAAAATCCCCCATTAATCCTTAACTAGAGCATTATCTAATACATTATCTATATTATCAGCTAGTATATATTTAACATTGTTTTTAACTGTCTTTGGTATTTCCCTCAAATCTTTTTCATTTTCTCTAGGTATTATTATAGTATCAATTCCAGCTCTATATGATGCCAAACTTTTTTCCTTAAGTCCTCCTATTGGTAATACCCTTCCAGTTAGCGTTATTTCACCTGTCATAGCTACATTATGCTTTACTTTTCTCTTACTTAACGCAGAAACCATAGCTGTTACCATTGTAACACCTGCTGATGGACCATCTTTGGGAACAGCACCCTCAGGTACATGTATATGAAGATCTTTATCTTTATAGAACTTTTCTTGTATATTATATTTTTGTGCATTAGCCCTAACATAACTATATCCAGCCTTAGCGGATTCCTTCATAACATCTCCAAGTTTGCCTGTTAGCTCCAATTTTCCAGTTCCAGGCATAACAGACACTTCTATTGGAAGTGTATCTCCACCATATCCTGTCCATGCCATTCCAGTTACAACACCAATTTTATCTTCTTTATCTACTTTATCATAACTGAATATTTCAGGTCCCAAGTAACTTTTAACTTTAGTTACAGTTATGAGAATATTCTTTTTATTCTTTTCCAACATTTCTGTTATAGCTTTTCTTATAACAGAAGATATCCTTCTTTCGAGGCTTCTAACACCAGATTCTCTAGTGTAATTGTCTATAATAAAGTATATTGATGAATCTGAAAACTTAATTTTACTTTCATCTATTTGATGTTCCTTAAGCTTTTTAACTATCAAATGATTCTTTGCTATATGAAATTTTTCTTCACTCGTATATCCTGAAACTTCTATTAATTCCATTCTATCAAGCAGCGGTCTTGGTATAGTCTCTAAAGTATTTGCAGTGGTTATAAATAAAACATGTGACAAATCAAAATCGAGCTCAAGGTAATGATCTCTAAAAGTATTATTTTGTTCGCTGTCTAATACTTCAAGTAATGCATCTGCAGGGTCTCCCCTAAAATCATTACTCATTTTATCAATTTCATCTAATAAAAACAAAGGATTTTTAGACTTTGCCTGCCTCATTCCATATATAATTCTTCCTGGGATAGCTCCAACATACGTCTTCCTATGTCCCCTTATTTCAGCTTCATCTCTAACTCCTCCTAATGACATCCTAACAAAGTTTCTATTAAGTGCATGTGCTATCGACTTAGCTATAGAAGTCTTTCCAACTCCCGGAGGACCAACAAGACATAATATAGGACCTTTGAGTGAATTACTTACTTTTTTTACAGCAAGGTATTCAATTATTCTATCCTTTACATCCTTAAGTCCATAGTGTTCCTTTTCAAGAACTTCTCTTGCTGACTTTATATCTAAATTATCTTTAGTTTCTTTATTCCATGGAAGCGCAAGTACCCAATCAATATATGTTCTTATAACTCCACCTTCAGTAGCGTAGCTTCCACTATTTTTTAATCTATCTAATTCATATAGAACCTTTTCCTTAACAGCCTTAGGTAATTTTGCCTTGTTTATCTTAGTTTTATATCTAGCTATCTCTTTTTTGTCTTCATCTTCTTCACCTAATTCTTCTTGAATAGCCTTTAGCTGTTCCCTTAAGTAGTAATCTCTTTGAACTTTATCTATTTTCTTTTTTACATTTATACCTATTTTTTTCTCAATTTTTAAAATATCTACTTCATTTATAAGTAGATCCAAAAGCTTTTTTAATCTATCTTCTATATTATAAGTTTCTATAAGCTCTTGTCTCTTATCCTGTTTAAGCATGAGATAAGAACTAACTGTATCGGCAAATCTTCCTGGATTTTCAATTTCATCTAATGCTATAAATGTTTCTACAGGTATATTACCTGATAGTTTAACATATTCATTAAAAAATTTTTTAATACTGCGGACAAGTGCTTCACACTTATTATCTTTTTCGCATTCTTCATCCTCTAATATTTCAACTTCAACTTTAAAAAAAGGATCGATTTCAATATATTTTTGTAACTTTCCTCTACTTTGCCCCTCGACCAAAACCCTCACTGTATCTCCTGGTAATTTGAGAATTTGCTTTATATTACAAATAGTACCTATATTAAATATATCATCTTGACTTGGTTCTTCAACTTTCGCCTCTTTTTGAGCAGACAAAAATATTCTCTGATTTTCAAGCATTGCCTGTTCTAAAGCCAGTATGGATTTTTCCCTACCCACATCAAAATGTAAGACCATATATGGAAATATTGTAATACCTCTTAGAGGAATTAGAGGAAGACTTTCTATTTTATTATTATCCATGTTATTCATGTCTTTTCCCCTCACTTTAAAAGATTTAATTTTATACTATATTCATAACTATAATTCAATTTAAAATAAATTAATGGTTAGACTAGTATATTATAACTGTAAAATATGTTTTTTTCAATTACTGCTTACATCTTCTCATATCATATATGTATATTAAACTTACAAATGAAATTTACTATACTTTTGCTGATTCTGCTGCAAGAATATCAATATCACTTTCCATAGATAGTGATTGATCATTCTTATCATCTTTATAATTCTTAATTAAAGCTGCATCTATAACATCTTTTATATTATTAACTGGTAAAATTTTAACTTTTGCCAGTTTTGAAAAACTATTTTGCCAGTTTCCTTCTGGGATTATTATTATCTTAGCTCCAGCTTTTATCCCAGCTTGAATTTTAGCATTAACTCCGCCAATAGGCTTAACTTCACCATGTATTGATAGTTCACCTGTCATAGCTACTTCATTATTTACTGGGATACCTTTTATTGCACTGTATACAGCTGATGCTATACTGATTCCAGCCGACGGTCCGTCTACAGGAGCATTTCCAGAGAAATTTACATGTATATCATACTTACTGCAATCTAAATCAAAAATTTCTTCTATTACAGTTATCACATTTTCTACTGAACACTGTGCTGTACTTTTTCTGACCATCTTTCTGTTTTGCATACTT
It encodes the following:
- the lon gene encoding endopeptidase La, translated to MDNNKIESLPLIPLRGITIFPYMVLHFDVGREKSILALEQAMLENQRIFLSAQKEAKVEEPSQDDIFNIGTICNIKQILKLPGDTVRVLVEGQSRGKLQKYIEIDPFFKVEVEILEDEECEKDNKCEALVRSIKKFFNEYVKLSGNIPVETFIALDEIENPGRFADTVSSYLMLKQDKRQELIETYNIEDRLKKLLDLLINEVDILKIEKKIGINVKKKIDKVQRDYYLREQLKAIQEELGEEDEDKKEIARYKTKINKAKLPKAVKEKVLYELDRLKNSGSYATEGGVIRTYIDWVLALPWNKETKDNLDIKSAREVLEKEHYGLKDVKDRIIEYLAVKKVSNSLKGPILCLVGPPGVGKTSIAKSIAHALNRNFVRMSLGGVRDEAEIRGHRKTYVGAIPGRIIYGMRQAKSKNPLFLLDEIDKMSNDFRGDPADALLEVLDSEQNNTFRDHYLELDFDLSHVLFITTANTLETIPRPLLDRMELIEVSGYTSEEKFHIAKNHLIVKKLKEHQIDESKIKFSDSSIYFIIDNYTRESGVRSLERRISSVIRKAITEMLEKNKKNILITVTKVKSYLGPEIFSYDKVDKEDKIGVVTGMAWTGYGGDTLPIEVSVMPGTGKLELTGKLGDVMKESAKAGYSYVRANAQKYNIQEKFYKDKDLHIHVPEGAVPKDGPSAGVTMVTAMVSALSKRKVKHNVAMTGEITLTGRVLPIGGLKEKSLASYRAGIDTIIIPRENEKDLREIPKTVKNNVKYILADNIDNVLDNALVKD
- a CDS encoding CPBP family intramembrane glutamic endopeptidase → MIKLDIIKDVLVFLLVYIPPLIIFARFWREKNRSTIILIVITLFYIVGSMFTQNLLPFILVAFDIRYIKASGMYITNETIQYKRTISNRLKFDCERFKFGGKNFNVLFALKFAAISYIISMFIFIIETMLLLKVKVQLPEQEVVYWMTNMPLRKFIIIIPVIIIFAPVVEEFVFRWLFFEKIFKDRIGIYLAALLSSLIFGFAHFNLMSFPILVWIGIYNCYLIDKKGYWYSVFNHFTFNFMTTIALLIDKI
- the yihA gene encoding ribosome biogenesis GTP-binding protein YihA/YsxC; translation: MEIKQAEFITSAVSPSQYPKDNKIEIAFVGRSNVGKSSLINTLTNRRKLVKVSSTPGKTRLVNFFLINNNFYFVDLPGYGYAKVSKSEKQNWGKVIETYLNQREQLKRIILLVDCRHKPTQDDITMYNWIRYYGYDYTIVATKADKLKRSELAKNLKIIRESLNVDPEDKVFTFSSLKKQGKEELLDLFDEVIDCQN